The genomic DNA CGGTACACGGCGGACATCCTGCCGGAAGGCGCGGTTCATGCGTCGATCGTGCGCGCGCCGGTCGCCCATGCGCGGTTCAGCTTGACAGGGATCGGCGATGCGCGGGCCGCCCCCGGCGTGCTCGATGTCATCACCGCGGCGGAGACCGCCGCTCTCGGTCCTCTGCCCTGCAGAGGCATGTATGAGAACGCCGACGGCACGATGCCGCCGGTGCCGCCCTATCCGATCCTGCCGGCAATTACCGTGCGCCATGTCGGCGAGGCGGTGGCGATGGTCGTCGCCGAGACGCTTGTCCAGGCGCGCGACGCGGCGGAGATGATCGCTCTCGATTTCGAGGAACTGCCTTGCGTCGTCGAGGCCGAAGCTGCGCTCGCGCCCGACGCGCCGGTGCTGTGGCCGGAAGTCGGCGGCAACCTCGCCATCGAGGCCGCCCACGGCGACAAGGCGGCGACCGACGCTGCCTTCGCCCGAGCCGACAAGGTGGTTAGTCTCAGGCTGGTCAATAATCGGATCGTCACCAACTTCCTCGAGCCGCGCGGCGCCATCGGCCAATTCAACGCCGAAGACGGTCGCTATACGCTGACCTGCGGCTCGCAGGGGGTGCGCCTGTTGCAGCCGGTGCTTGCCGACGACGTATTCCGCGTACCGCGCGAGAAGATGCGCATCGTCACGCCCGATGTCGGCGGCGGCTTCGGCACGAAATTCTTCACCTATCGCGAATATGCGCTGGTCCTGATTGCGGCCCGCCGGATCGGCCGGCCGGTCGCCTGGGTCGGTGAGCGGGTCGAGCATTTCCTGGCCGACTATCACGGCCGCGACCACGTCTCATATGCCGAGCTGGCGCTCGACAAAGACGCCCGTTTCCTCGCGCTCAGGGTCGACACCATCGCCAATCTCGGCGCCTGTCTCGGCCAGATGGCGCTGTTCGTTGCCGCCAACGGCGCCGGCATGGTGCCGGGGTGCTACCGCACGCCCCACGTCTATGCGCGCGTGCGCGGCGCCTACACCAACACCGTCCCGGTCGACGCCTATCGCGGCGCCGGCCGGCCGGAAGCCGCCTATCTGATCGAGCGGCTGGTCGACAAGGCGGCCTTGGAGCTGGAGCTTGAACCGGACGAGATACGCCGCCGCAATTTCATCGCCCCTGCCGACATGCCCTACACCACGCCGACCGGGCGCACCTACGACACCGGCGACTTCGCGGCCCACATGGACGCGGCGATGGAACTGGCCGACTGGAAGGGTTTTGCCGCACGGCGCGAGGAAAGCGCCCGGCGCGGGCTTCTGCGCGGCATCGGCATGGCGACCTATATCGAGGCCTGCGCCGGAGGCGGGCCCGAATATGGCGCCGTCGTGCTCGACGAGGAGGGCGGCGCCACCGTCTTTTCCGGCACCCAGACCAACGGACAGGGCCACCATACCGCCTTTGCCCAGCTTGCCAGCGCCGAGCTCGGCATCGAACCCGACAAGATCACCGTCGTCCAAGGCGACACCGACCGCATCCCGCGCGGCTTCGGCACCGGCGGCTCGCGGTCGATTCCCGTCGGCGGCGTCTCGGTCTACAAGGCGGCCGGGCGCCTTGCCGAGCGGGTCAAGGCCCGCGCCGCCGAGCGGTTGGAAGCGGCGCCCGCCGACCTGGAGCTTTCCGGCGGCAAGGTGCGCATCGTTGGCACCGACCGGTCGGTGGCGCTCGCCGAAATCGTCAAGGCCATGCCGGTGGACGAGCGCACCGAGACCGAGGACTGGGAGCCGTCGGCGCCGACCTTCCCCAACGGCACCCATATTGCCGAGGTCGAAATCGATCCCGAGACCGGATCGGTGGCGATCCAGCGCTATTGCGTGGTCGACGATTTCGGCACAGTCCTCAATCCACTGCTCTTGGAGGGGCAGATCCACGGTGGTATCGCCCAGGGGGTCGGCCAGGCGCTCACCGAACGTACCGTCTACGACCCGGAATCGGGGCAGCTCATCACCGCCTCGCTGACGGACTATTGCCTGCCGCGCGCCGACGACCTGCCGAGCATCGGCTTCGAGACGCGTAACATACCCTCGGCCACCAACGCGCTGGGCATGAAGGGCGCCGGCGAGGCCGGGGTGATCGGCGCCTGCCCCGCCGTCGTCAATGCCGTGGTCAACGCGCTCAACGCGGCGGCCGCCATCACCCATGTCGACATGCCGGCGACCCCTGAGACGATCTGGCGCGCCCTTGACAAGAGTCATGAGGCTTGAACCACGGGTTTGTCGGCGCCAGATGTCATATGAAAGGAAGAGGCAATGCGGAAGCTTGTATTGGCGCTTTTCCTCATGGCTGCTTCGGCGGCAAGCACAGGGGCTGCTGATGACGGCGAGCCGCAATCGGGGGCCGCATTGTCGCGGACCTGGTGCGCGAGCTGCCATCTGATCGGCACCGACGATACACAGGTCGCCCTCGCCGATGCACCGTCTTTTGTCGAGGTCGCCAAGACCATGGGCGAGACGCGGCGCGAAGCGCTCGCCATGTGGCTAACCCGTCCCCACGACGCCATGCCAGACCCGTCGCTGACGCGGGCGGAGATCGCCGACATTCTCGCCTATATCGAGTCGCTGGCGCCATAAGCCTCTACAACGCAAACTCGGCGATAAGCGGCGCGTGAAATGAGCCCGGCGGGTGATCGATGCGGCCAGGCCCGGTCAATTCGTCGAACAGAACCTCATTGTGCACCTCGACGCCGCGCAGCGCGCCGAGCAGGGTGCGGCTGACCAGGATATGGTCGAGCATCAGCGGCCGGCCATGATGGGTCACGGTGTAGCGGCGGTCCTGGGCGATCATGCGGTCGACCGGCACCAGCATGAAACCGGCGAGCGCGCCGTTGCCGGTGTCGTCCTCCGAGCCGACGGCGATCCTCAGAGGCACTTGGTGGTCCTCGGCGTTGAAGTCGCCGGCAATGGCGATCAGCGCCGCCGGGTCTTCGCGGAACATGCGGTCGGCGAGGCGGCGCAGTTCGAGCGCCTGGCCGAGGCGCTTGACGGCGGCCACGAAAAATCCCTCCGCCCATCCCTCGACGCTGTTCCATACGGCGGCCGTGTCCTTGCGACCCGGTATCGGGGCGGCGCGCGGCGCGCGCAGATGCAGGTTGACGACGTGCAGGGGGCGTCCGTCGTCGAGGGTGAGAACCGCGTGGAGGATCGGCCGGTCCCAGGCGATTTCGCTCGCCTCCTCCTCGGCCGGCTCGGCGGTGCTCAGGCGGTAGCGCGGGGCATCGACCAGATCGTGACGGATCTCGGCTGAATGCTGGATCGGCAAGCGCGAGGCGATCACCAGATTGTGCACGTCGGCGACGCCCTCGCCGCCGCGGCCGATGGTCGAGACGAGTTCGTAATCCGCATAGCGCGTGCCGGCGAACAACTGCTTGAGGGACGTAAGCTCGCGCTCGGGCCTATCCGGGACATGCTGCCCGTCGACTTCCTGCAGGCAGATCACGTCGGCGTCGAGCCGCTCGAACTGCGGCGTGAGAATCTGGATGCGCTCGGCCAGCGACGAGGCGCCGGTGCGCTGCGAGCCGAGGGATTCCAGGTTGAACGTGGCGAGGCGCATGGCCCATGATGGGCGAGGCGCGCGCGCCTGAAAAGCGCTTTGCGATACGGGGCGCGGCCTTAATGGAAATTGCGGCCCTTGGGCATCGCCGCGCGGGCCGGATTTGCCCTTCTGTCTGCCGGGTTTGCCGGGCGCTTGACCGCGTCGCAGCGGGCGAACGGCTCGATCTTCTCGCCGCCGTCGGCAAGACGCGTAAGCAGCGGCGTCAAATCGGTCAGGTGCTCTGCGACAATGTGTATCACGCCTTCCTCGTTCTGCAGCCGGCCTTCGACCGACAGGAACCGCGCGCCCAGCACCACCGGGCGATAGCGCTCGAAACTCTTCGGCCAGACGATGATGTTGGCGATGCCGCTTTCATCCTCGAGCGTGGCGAAGATGACGCCCTTGGCGGTGCCCGGCCGCTGGCGCACCAGCACCAGGCCGGC from Hyphomicrobiales bacterium includes the following:
- a CDS encoding xanthine dehydrogenase family protein molybdopterin-binding subunit, giving the protein MTVARFGIGASLRRKEDQALITGRGRYTADILPEGAVHASIVRAPVAHARFSLTGIGDARAAPGVLDVITAAETAALGPLPCRGMYENADGTMPPVPPYPILPAITVRHVGEAVAMVVAETLVQARDAAEMIALDFEELPCVVEAEAALAPDAPVLWPEVGGNLAIEAAHGDKAATDAAFARADKVVSLRLVNNRIVTNFLEPRGAIGQFNAEDGRYTLTCGSQGVRLLQPVLADDVFRVPREKMRIVTPDVGGGFGTKFFTYREYALVLIAARRIGRPVAWVGERVEHFLADYHGRDHVSYAELALDKDARFLALRVDTIANLGACLGQMALFVAANGAGMVPGCYRTPHVYARVRGAYTNTVPVDAYRGAGRPEAAYLIERLVDKAALELELEPDEIRRRNFIAPADMPYTTPTGRTYDTGDFAAHMDAAMELADWKGFAARREESARRGLLRGIGMATYIEACAGGGPEYGAVVLDEEGGATVFSGTQTNGQGHHTAFAQLASAELGIEPDKITVVQGDTDRIPRGFGTGGSRSIPVGGVSVYKAAGRLAERVKARAAERLEAAPADLELSGGKVRIVGTDRSVALAEIVKAMPVDERTETEDWEPSAPTFPNGTHIAEVEIDPETGSVAIQRYCVVDDFGTVLNPLLLEGQIHGGIAQGVGQALTERTVYDPESGQLITASLTDYCLPRADDLPSIGFETRNIPSATNALGMKGAGEAGVIGACPAVVNAVVNALNAAAAITHVDMPATPETIWRALDKSHEA
- a CDS encoding cytochrome C552 — its product is MRKLVLALFLMAASAASTGAADDGEPQSGAALSRTWCASCHLIGTDDTQVALADAPSFVEVAKTMGETRREALAMWLTRPHDAMPDPSLTRAEIADILAYIESLAP
- a CDS encoding endonuclease/exonuclease/phosphatase family protein, whose translation is MRLATFNLESLGSQRTGASSLAERIQILTPQFERLDADVICLQEVDGQHVPDRPERELTSLKQLFAGTRYADYELVSTIGRGGEGVADVHNLVIASRLPIQHSAEIRHDLVDAPRYRLSTAEPAEEEASEIAWDRPILHAVLTLDDGRPLHVVNLHLRAPRAAPIPGRKDTAAVWNSVEGWAEGFFVAAVKRLGQALELRRLADRMFREDPAALIAIAGDFNAEDHQVPLRIAVGSEDDTGNGALAGFMLVPVDRMIAQDRRYTVTHHGRPLMLDHILVSRTLLGALRGVEVHNEVLFDELTGPGRIDHPPGSFHAPLIAEFAL